From Amycolatopsis sp. WQ 127309:
CGCGCCCAGCAACTGGTGGTATGACACTCCGACGCCGACTCACCACCTCGACGCCTCTGCCGTTCTCGGCCGGCTCGCGGACGACCTGCTTTACCGCGCCGCGCGCATCGTCGCCTTGCCGCCGACTCCGCTGGCCATGTCGCCTCGCGTACATGGGGCGATCAGCGCACTTTTGGCCACCACCTACCGCTTCGACGGCGAAAGGCGTATCGAACCGGACGAGGTCACCTGGGCCTGTGAGCGCGGGGGAGCCTTGCACATCTTCGAGCACGGTAGCGGCGCCGTCACGTTCACCAAGGCTCATCGGGACGACTGTCCGTTCATCACCAGCTCAGGGGCCCGCGACTGCGACGACGAGTGCGTCTTTCCTGATCCTGCAAGTAGCTCTCGACCGTAGGAGGAGAATACAGTGCTTATTGAACACGACTGGAAGCCCGGCGTGTGGATCGATGGAGATGTTTCCCTCAACGCCGCGCACGCCGACGACTTCGGCGCCTTCGCCCACCACGTCCACGACGACCTGATCACTGCGCAGGCTGCCGGGCGAATCCCTGACCACGTCGGGATCACGGTCAGCGCGTCCACGATCAGGCCGTTGTGGGGAGATGCGCCTGACGTATGGTTCCTGCACATCCGATTCGTCGGGCTACCCGCCCCGGAAGACGCCGCCTCGCGCGCCGAAGTGGCTACCGAAACCTTCGCTGTCCTCGATCGCCGGGGTAGTGGAGAGCTGGCGCCTGACAGATTCGGCCTCTACAGCGGCTCCCTGTTTTTCGTCGACGACCTCGGCCACCCGCGTCACGGCCGGAGTCACAGGCTCTACCCGCCTTCGAAAGTCGGACCACTGTAGAGGAAACCCGAATGGACAACCGAAAGAAGCGTCTCGTTTGGACTGCCCTGGTGATCCTGCTGCCAGGCCCCTGGACCCCGATACTCCTGCTGGCCTACCTGGTCAGTCGCCTCACCGGGGACGGTCAGCCCGTCGAACACCGCCCGCCTCCGCCACCGGATCCCTATGCACTCGTTCCTGGTGCGCCGATTCGAGACCCTTACGCAGCTCCGCTGGAATGATTCTCGGGACGACAAAACCGGACCTTGTGTAGGCCACCGCCACGATGCTGGCGGTGGCCTACACGAGGTCCGGTAGCTACTCGGCGGCGGTCGGGTCCGCCACGTCGGTCTTCGCGGGGTTGATACTGAACCGCTTCGGTGCAGGACAGGTCCTGATCGCGTACCCATTCGCCTCCAGTTTGTCCAATGCGTTGCTCACCGCGCCGCCCGAACGATTCAGCACCTTGCCGATCTGAGCGGGTCCGAAGCTCTCTCCCGGGTTCTCGCTCAGGTAGTCCTCGACAAGGGCGCGCAGGCCACCCTTGGGCAACCGCTTCTTCCCGTTCGGGGCCGGTTCCGCGTCATCGCTCGGAGGAGCGATGGCCTCGTCTCCCTCCTCGATGATGTCCTGGGCCGTGGTCGCGCTGTCTGTGCTGTCCACCGGCGCCGGTTCCTCATCCTCCGACGTAACCACGCCAGTGGCTGTTTCGGTGGGCCGGGTGTCGCTCTGGGACGCCGATTCGGGGGTAGGAACGGACGCCGTGCCGGTCCCTTCGTCGGTCTTGTGCTCGCACGGTCCGGTCAGCGTCCAGGTGTCGGGCTTGTGGCCGCCTGCTCCTGCGGTACGGACGACAAGGCCATCTCGATCCCAGCGGGCCAGAATCTTCCCGGCGGTCGAGCGGCCGACGCCAGCCTCCTTCGCCAGTTCGGCGCTTGTCGAGTCGGGGTGCGTGGTCAGCGCGGTACGTACCTTGTCCTCTGTGGACAGGTTGTCGGCCGGGCCTTCGAGGGGTTGGAGGACGTCGTTGGTGGTGAGACTGCTGTTGTTCTTGCGGGACATGACTGACTCCGTGTTCAGATGAAGTGGATTGGCCATGCCCCGGCCGGGGCTGTCGCCCGCCGGTGCGCATCCGTTAGTTGCGGGCTACATGTCTATGAACGCTTCGTCTCTGCCTCCGTGTCAAGCGATCCGTCAAACAAGATGCGTGTCTCATGTGGACACTCGCAGCTGTCCGCGCGGTGAAAGAACGGACGAGTCACCCGGTTGGGCCACCTGATGGCCTGGTGGCGCCGTAGTAGTCGTCACGTGGGTAGCGATAGGGATGGACTGCCACGGGCCGGCCGAAGTCGGGTGCGTCGATCATGTGGCCGCCGCCGAGGTACAGGCCGACGTGGTGCACGCGCCCAGCGGTGGCGTAGAAGACGAGGTCGCCCGGCAGCAGCGGCTCGCCATCAGGAACGCGTGGGCCGGCGTCGTACTGCGCGGCCGACGTGCGAGGCAGGGTGATCCCGGCGGCGCCGTAGGCGGCGTGGGTCAGCCCGCTGCAGTCGAATCCGGCGTCGCCGTGCAGAGGGCCGTCGCCACCCCAGACGTAGGGGAGACCGCGCTGCCCGCACGCGTAGTTGATCGCCGTGAGAGCCGCCGCAGTGGGCGCTGCGATGGTGTTGCAGTCCCCGCTGCCGGCGTCGTGAGCGCACGTGACGCCGGCGACTGCGGCGACGATGGCCTCGGCCTCGTGCTCGTGGCGGCCGTACGCGTCCGGGGTGCCGGATCGCTGGACGGCCTGGGCGGCGTCGTTGAGGCTCATCTGCTGCCAGCCGGAAACCGTCTGCAGGCGGCGGTAGAACTGCGTGGCCGCGTAGCCGGGATCCATGACCTGCTCGGCGGTGCCCCAGCCTTGCGAGGGGCGTTGCTGGAAGAGGCCCAAGCTGTCGCGATCGCCGTACGCGAGGTTGCGCAACGTGGACTCCTGGATCGCGACTGCGATCGCGATCACCCAGCCGGGCTCGGGAATCTCGAGCTGTCGGCCGACGGCTGTGATCGTGGCGGCGTTGGTCAGCTGATCCGGCGCGAATCCCGGCACCGCGCCGGTCGGCGAGCCCGTGACCGAGCAACTGACTCCGCCGTCGCCGCCGGCCAGAGACGTCACGACAACTTGCGGGATGACGCCGAGCAGCACCGGGAGGCCGACGGCGGCCGCGGCGAGCCCGGCGATCGGTTTGCTTGCCACGACGGAGTCCTCCTGTCGGATTTCGGAGTGCCCGAGGTTCAGCTGGCTGAGGGGCGTCGGGGCTTCCGGGCAACGCGGTTGGGCGTCGCGGGCGGCGGCACCGGCGTGGGCGGCGGAAGGCGGAACGGCGACGCCGCGGGGGAGTCGGGCTCGGCGGGATGGACCCCGGTAGTGACCGTTTCGGCTGGAGGAGCGATGCCTGGCCAGGCGCCGACCAGCTCGGCGAGGCTGTAGCGAGGGCCGGCGCGGTCGGCTCGCGCGGTGGTCAGCGGTAGCCAGACCGCGCTGGCAGGGCTCGGATCGGTGTCCGATCGGCTGAGCAGGTCGGCCGCGGCCGTGGCGACCGGGACGGTGCGCGGGTGGTCGAGCTGAGCGTGCACGCGTGCGAGAGCGGCCCGGGCGCCGGCCTCGCGGCGGCTGGAGGGGAGCCACAGCAGCACGGGGGTCGCGATACCGGTGGAGTCGGCCAGCCGCGCGTATCCGATGAGCTTGCGGCCGACCTTGGTGAGCGCCTCGGTTCCGGTGTCGTACTCGAGGAACCACTCCATCACGTCGTCGCCGGTACGCCAGCGGCCGTAGCCGTCGGGGATGACGAGGTCGCCAAAGTGGCGTGCGCAGCGGGCCTCCGACCACCAGGTCACCAGTTCTCCCGGCCAGCGGGAGCGGTGCTTACCGGCGATGAGCGAGGTGAAGAAGTCGCCGACGCCGATGGTGTGGGCAAGGCGCTGGTTGTGGGCAATGGCCATGGCGCGGTCGTGGCGGTAGCCGAGGTCCTTGACTTCGAGGCCGTGCTCGGCAGCCAGGACGGCGGCACCGGCTGGCCCGAGGACGTAGTGCATCGGCGCGGAGCCGAGCTGCCGGAACGGCTGGAACCGGCTGATCACGCGCCACAGGTACAGGTCGCGCA
This genomic window contains:
- a CDS encoding MarR family transcriptional regulator, which gives rise to MSRKNNSSLTTNDVLQPLEGPADNLSTEDKVRTALTTHPDSTSAELAKEAGVGRSTAGKILARWDRDGLVVRTAGAGGHKPDTWTLTGPCEHKTDEGTGTASVPTPESASQSDTRPTETATGVVTSEDEEPAPVDSTDSATTAQDIIEEGDEAIAPPSDDAEPAPNGKKRLPKGGLRALVEDYLSENPGESFGPAQIGKVLNRSGGAVSNALDKLEANGYAIRTCPAPKRFSINPAKTDVADPTAAE
- a CDS encoding C40 family peptidase, whose protein sequence is MASKPIAGLAAAAVGLPVLLGVIPQVVVTSLAGGDGGVSCSVTGSPTGAVPGFAPDQLTNAATITAVGRQLEIPEPGWVIAIAVAIQESTLRNLAYGDRDSLGLFQQRPSQGWGTAEQVMDPGYAATQFYRRLQTVSGWQQMSLNDAAQAVQRSGTPDAYGRHEHEAEAIVAAVAGVTCAHDAGSGDCNTIAAPTAAALTAINYACGQRGLPYVWGGDGPLHGDAGFDCSGLTHAAYGAAGITLPRTSAAQYDAGPRVPDGEPLLPGDLVFYATAGRVHHVGLYLGGGHMIDAPDFGRPVAVHPYRYPRDDYYGATRPSGGPTG
- a CDS encoding replication-relaxation family protein; its protein translation is MITTTTRQHALRAPLPGRATVRIASSIEHQAMLAARLTARDKWLLTLLHEHRVLTSRQIQDCAFPSERSARQRLRDLYLWRVISRFQPFRQLGSAPMHYVLGPAGAAVLAAEHGLEVKDLGYRHDRAMAIAHNQRLAHTIGVGDFFTSLIAGKHRSRWPGELVTWWSEARCARHFGDLVIPDGYGRWRTGDDVMEWFLEYDTGTEALTKVGRKLIGYARLADSTGIATPVLLWLPSSRREAGARAALARVHAQLDHPRTVPVATAAADLLSRSDTDPSPASAVWLPLTTARADRAGPRYSLAELVGAWPGIAPPAETVTTGVHPAEPDSPAASPFRLPPPTPVPPPATPNRVARKPRRPSAS